From a single Apium graveolens cultivar Ventura chromosome 2, ASM990537v1, whole genome shotgun sequence genomic region:
- the LOC141697007 gene encoding uncharacterized protein LOC141697007, whose product MGRVAALNRFITKSSDKCQEFFKAIKGGGMNFEWIKKCEEAFQNIKKHLNSPPMLSNPKAGETLVLYLAISDFTVSAVLVREEDGIQLPVYYVSKRPADAETQYTGLEKLAYALILASRKLRPYFQAHRIKWSLFVDGVSNGDGVGGGIELISPKAHKIRRATHLAFHATNNDAEYEALINGLKLALEMKVENLNVFSDSMIVVYHINGGYQAKGPRTELYLKCAQRIIERFNEVRLELIPRGQNEGANKLAKLGSCCEATLLGVMPLDIQRQPTMPEHEVGSLSDNLGFTWMTPILAYIKE is encoded by the exons ATGGGGCGAGTGGCTGCCTTAAACCGCTTCATCACAAAGTCCTCCGACAAATGCCAGGAGTTCTTCAAAGCAATTAAAGGAGGGGGGATGAATTTTGAGTGGATAAAAAAGTGTGAGGAAGCCTTTCAGAACATAAAGAAACATCTCAACAGCCCTCCAATGTTGTCCAACCCAAAGGCAGGTGAAACTTTGGTCCTATACTTGGCCATCTCTGACTTTACAGTAAGTGCGGTATTGGTCCGAGAAGAGGATGGTATCCAGCTCCCAgtatattatgtgagtaaaaggCCAGCCGACGCGGAGACTCAGTACACAGGCCTCGAGAAATTAGCATATGCTCTGATCCTGGCCTCCCGAAAGCTCAGGCCCTATTTTCAGGCGCACAGGATAAAA TGGAGCCTATTTGTGGATGGAGTCTCAAATGGGGATGGGGTAGGAGGTGGAATTGAGCTAATCAGCCCAAAGGCGCACAAGATCAGACGCGCGACCCATCTGGCCTTTCAtgcaaccaacaatgatgctgagtatgaggccCTGATCAACGGTCTCAAGCTAGCTCTGGAAATGAAGGTGGAGAATTTGAATGTTTTTAGTGACTCCATGATCGTGGTCTATCATATAAACGGGGGGTACCAAGCTAAGGGGCCAAGAACAGAGCTTTACCTGAAGTGTGCGCAGAGGATAATTGAGAGATTCAACGAGGTTAGGTTGGAACTAATTCCTCGCGGGCAGAATGAAGGCGCGAATAAGCTGGCTAAGCTTGGCTCGTGCTGTGAGGCCACTTTGTTAGGGGTCATGCCCCTTGATATACAGAGGCAACCTACTATGCCCGAACACGAGGTGGGAAGCCTCAGTGATAATCTCGGCTTCACGTGGATGACACCTATCTTAGCCTACATAAAAGAATGA
- the LOC141696970 gene encoding copper transporter 6-like: MHHNITAPAPPPPSFNGNSTGGHVHHHTLAHTAFYWGKNAVFLFSGWPGKSSGMYALALVVVFMLAVLVEFFTHSKLVPAGSNRVAKGFFQTGIYGLRVGLAYMVMLSVVSYNVGVFIAAMIGHAAGFAIFGFAFKN, encoded by the coding sequence ATGCATCACAACATAACAGCTCCAGCACCACCACCACCATCATTCAATGGCAATAGTACCGGAGGGCATGTCCACCACCACACACTAGCTCACACGGCGTTTTACTGGGGTAAAAATGCAGTGTTCCTCTTCTCGGGTTGGCCTGGAAAAAGCTCTGGCATGTATGCTTTAGCACTAGTAGTTGTCTTCATGTTGGCAGTGTTGGTTGAGTTCTTTACTCATAGCAAACTAGTTCCAGCTGGTTCGAACCGGGTTGCTAAGGGTTTCTTTCAGACTGGAATATATGGTCTCCGTGTCGGGTTGGCATACATGGTAATGCTCTCGGTCGTGTCTTATAATGTAGGTGTGTTTATTGCGGCTATGATTGGCCATGCAGCGGGCTTTGCCATTTTTGGTTTCGCATTCAAAAACTGA
- the LOC141696978 gene encoding secreted RxLR effector protein 161-like, protein MDPKEQLTRDDGGKRVNSTQYRSLVGGLRYLVHTRPDIAFSVGMVSRYMEHPTVLHLNSVKRILRYVKGTLGLGLVYSKTNGNNVLTGYSDSDLAGHVEDRRSTGGMVFYLNENLVTWVSQKQRCVALSSREAEFMAATAAACQSIWLRNVMQQVTGEQLSPVVLYIDNKSAIDLAKNPVFHGRNKHIDVRYHFIRECIERGEIIVKYVSSECQRADILTKALQTIKFEKMRQLLGVKEIVSQV, encoded by the coding sequence ATGGACCCAAAGGAGCAGCTGACAAGGGATGATGGTGGAAAACGAGTCAATAGTACGCAGTATCGAAGTTTGGTGGGAGGTTTACGGTACTTGGTCCATACTAGACCTGATATCGCATTTTCGGTTGGGATGGTGAGTCGATACATGGAGCATCCAACAGTGCTGCATTTGAACTCAGTGAAGAGGATCCTGAGGTATGTAAAGGGAACTTTAGGATTGGGCCTGGTGTACTCAAAGACGAATGGAAACAATGTTCTTACAGGGTATTCCGATAGTGATTTAGCCGGACATGTCGAGGATAGACGGAGTACTGGTGGGATGGTTTTTTACTTGAATGAAAACTTAGTAACATGGGTGTCTCAGAAGCAAAGGTGCGTTGCGTTGTCCTCACGTGAAGCAGAATTCATGGCTGCAACTGCAGCCGCTTGCCAAAGTATATGGTTACGAAATGTTATGCAGCAGGTTACTGGTGAACAACTGAGTCCAGTAGTGTTGTATATTGACAACAAATCAGCTATTGATCTTGCCAAAAATCCTGTTTTCCATGGTCGCAACAAACACATTGATGTTCGTtatcatttcattagagaatGCATTGAGCGTGGGGAAATCATTGTGAAGTATGTGTCCAGTGAATGCCAACGTGCAGACATTTTAACAAAGGCTCTGCAAACAATCAAGTTCGAGAAGATGAGACAGCTGCTAGGAGTTAAAGAAATTGTTAGTCAGGTTTAA